The nucleotide window CAGGGGCCAAAGAAGGACACTAAAGCAGCATTCATTATGAACATTAGAACatcagcacacagggaaataatactcTTGATCTGAAGACCCTTTTTCCTGAAGGACCTTTACCCTCAAGCCAGGCTACTTAACATCCCCCAGGCTTTCACCTCTTTCCCAGTGCCAGTCACCCTGTTATGTTCCCCATAAGcacccccagtggttgaacattttattcacatcttacccacaatccaactatttacaatcaACCCGTTTCCCTCCCAAACTCTCAATAACGCTGGTCGTTACAATATCCAATACTCTTTCAGACAGCCACTTCTTGAGCCCAGTGGCAATGGGAGcgttttaattttgttatttttgactATCGCCTTGTCGTTGTATGAGCTGTCTTGTGCGGAACTTTGACGGGAACGTCACAAATCCATCAGGGAACTCCATTCCTCCCTTTTGGAGTTCACTGTCAATAGCAGTCAAATTCAAAAATCCCACTTCAGTTTCTCTAGTGTCATTGCCAGATATATACCCAAAAAAATACAGGTGCTGGTGCTGGGGAGCAGAGAGGTTTTGTTCCAGTCAAAGGACAGGGCACTCAGATGTCCACAGAGTGCATGAATTTCAGTAGGGCCTCAGAAATGGACAGATTTAATACACCTCAATGGTTTCTACTGCGATACTCAAAAGCAGCGTACGTACGCAGTTCCAAATATGCATTTAACTAGAATGTTTTAGCTTACAGTACGACATTTCCAACTATAGTTAACTGGCTACTTGGGGTAATCGTTTTTCAAAACGACCGTAATACAATGGTACATCGTGAAAAGGACATTAGAAGGGAAGACTTTGAAGGACTGGCTGCGGCTGTAGTCAGTATTATCATTCTCGCGTCATTGAGGTTTTCATGAGTCATTTCAACTGCAAGTTGTGAGGGCTTTGAGTGTGAAGCACAAGCAACGAGAAGGGAACATCTGCGAATGAGGAGATTCAGCTGGGCACCCGGAGCAGAAACTGCAGCCACTAGTAACCATATATTTTGTCAAAAGAAAGGATTTTCAAATGCAGAGATAAGATTTAATTCATAACCTCtgtaattttgttaaatttcttctttttgtgtttaaatgtgtatgTTCGTGATTAACATTGCACAAATTTGACTCGATAAGAGAAATATCGCTCACTGTAAAATGACAATCATTGAaacttgaacaaaaaaaataacagcatggTTTTCAGTCTCCAAATAGTATTTTATTTGGTCGGATTTTTTAAAGCATCAGTTTCTTTGTCTTCAGTTTTCCCTACCTCTGTTGTACATTTACTGTTGGAGATGGGGACCAGTGATGAGACTAAACAGACAAACAGGTaggaaaaatgacaaagagaAACTAAAGCTTTCattgaaccaaaaaaaaattaaaaattcatctgaaacaaagACCCTTTTAATATCTCATTTTAATTCCAAAATTGATGAGCATTGGAAAAAAGTGACCAAAGAATAGAAAAGTAATACATTTCATGTGTCTTCCAACTGCAACCTTCAACTGTGATCAAGTAAGACCAAGGGAGAATGGAAACAGGCCTGGTCACAGATAAAACACACTCACGCAGGCAGGCATGCTCAcccaccccaacacacacgcacgcacacacgcacaaattgatttccatttttcccctcaccaGCCTACTGAATGTTTGAATCACTGTTTCAAATCTCAGCAAAAGAAATTCAGCATTTAATGAACAGTTGAATACTTCTAGTTTGTTTGTTCCCAGGAgtcaaaaatgataaaaaataaattagattaaaaagaaaacggCTACTCTTGCAATTTGACCAGATTTGCATTAATATGAGTTTTCAGTCATTATGTTTTGAACCAGCCGTCTTCTCACATACACTGCTCAGTCATTCATCTAGTGGGgtagcgagagagagagagagagagcgagaaggaTGGGAGTTTTAACGAAATCAGTTTGTTATTGGCAAAGCTAAACTGTCTTCCATACCCTCCCTGTTTCCAGTGCAGTAATAATTTTCAATAGTGACTTTAATGAGCTAGTCCTCTCTCCTCTGTCCTTCACTCTTCAACTGAAAAGGACTGtgaaacacattaataaaacaacaaataaataaatctgtccCTCCCTATATATTCCACTCTGGAAGAGAAaccataaacaaaataattgaaatgcttttcagaaaacaagaaaattgaTTCcgttttccacatttttttttttttttttaaatatagagtTGTACACGCATTTTATTCAGACACATACATTGTGTTAATGAGGATAGAGATGAGAAGTTTCTCAAAGAAGGAAAGGGTTAGTGCTTGCTCCTGTGGTTGTTCCCCCGCCTACCGCTCCACTGGCTCCCATCACACCGCCTCCACCTGTTCCCCCACCCAAAATCAACTGAGGCTGCCCCGGCACTCCTGGACCCATGAGGATGGTGGCTCCTGGTGGAGCCATGGGGGAGATCCCACCATAGGGAATGCCCATGGGACTGGACTGCACCATCCCGAGACCCATCTGTGGTGGTGTCATCTGAACTCCCAGGCCAGGCATCTGCATGCCAGGCTGGACCATTCCCAGAGTTGGAGGGGGAATCTGGGCATGGGGGGTGCCCAGCATGGGATTGGGTGGCACCGGGCTGGTGCGAAGCTGACTGAGGCCTAGTGAGGATGTCTGAGGTGAGATGGACGCCATCGGAGTTGAGCCGAACGGGTTGGACGTAGGCGGAGGAGTGGGAGAAACACCCCGGCTGGAGATGGTACTACCTGGGGTAATGGCCATACTTGGGGCTGAAGAGGCAcctaagtgacagagagaacgtaAGACATAAGAGAaaaagtgaggggaaaaaaaggagagtAGAAGGAACACAAAGATTATTCATCTCTAATAGCCATGAGAAAGGCAAATACTACAGTAGAGACTGGTTAAATACCAGATTTGAGAGTTCACAGGTAAGACATTTACCAAATAATGCAATTATAACTGATAACTGCACCTTTCTGTTAAGAATCTTTCCTTTGATACTGACTTTTCAGAGACCAGTGCTGAATGATAAGATCAACCCTCAGAAACATATATGCACAATATGCCTACAATCTGAGGAGCTTTTTCTCCTGCAATCAAAGAATTATGAGATGAAtaacttttttcagttcagtcacTAAAAATCAAAATGGTCAGTATGGCATAACATTAAGGCTTTAAATTCTCAACTGTGCATTAAATGAAGATAAACAGACCTGCAATCGAAACaattctgtgaaatcactgcCTAAGGGCCAGAAAAGGCTTTCACACCTTGTTCAAATGCacagaactgaaaaaacattttaaatgaaattgtaaatctaaagtaatctttttttttttttttttaaattatcactaataaaaaaaaattgtggctTCCTTTTAATTTTGGAGTGTTTTATTCCTTCTACAACTGAGTGAGTAAAGTATGTAGCTGtaggctgattttttttaataaatcatttgAGAGTAGAGCTGTAAGGGTAAATTATGGCAAATATGTATTCTTACATATCCCTAGGAGCAactaatgtttaataattctgCATATCCCTGGCCTCTAAACAGCTTCAGACTCTAAAAACACTTAAATGATTAGAAGTAGGGAAATATATCTAAAAGACTTTTAGCATGGTTCACATGAACCACAGGATATTTGCTACTTGAAAACCAGACCATAAATcaaaaaatggggggggaaataaaactgcatctGCTGATTAGAGCCATACCCTGTGTCTGTAGGAAAGGGTTGTGTGAAGATGGGGCAGAcatggaaggaggaggagcttgTTTGGGCTTGGGCTTGGATGAGACCAGAGAGTCCAGGTCCACTAGTGCTGCATTTGGACCAAGAAATGATTCCGGTGTTTTTCTCACAGGAAGAGAGGAGCCCAAGGATGAGAGGTCAAAGGGCACAGGAGATCCTGTACTTCCTCCCCCATCCCCACTGACTCCTGTGGACCCTTTAACATCAGGATCTCCTGGAAAGAGAGAATTGTACAGTCAACCATACTGAATGATTGGCATTACTGTAATGCACCAACACCACAAACTGAACAGCTTTTCTACTGGAAGACTAAAAGGAATTAACGGGCACTAACAGAGAAACCAAGAGAGATCTACCTGTCCCGTTAGTAGTGTGTTTGGCTGGAGCTCCCCatgggtcagaggtcaaagacTCAGTGGCTACAGTCCCTCCATCTCCTCCCCAGGGGTCACTTGCTCCAGAGGACGAGACCGGGGCCACACTGGCTCCCCAGGGATCCGAGCTGGGTGGAGTCACAGCTGCGAGAGAAATTTGGAAGTTCTACACAGTGACCTCATAAGAAATTTAACAtgtgacacacaaaaacactggtTCCTCCCTTTCCTCTGTTCAATGCAGATATTTCAAACTCATCACTGAATGGCCCactgttgatttttatttcaactCAGTCCGCTGGCTTGATTGCtttaattaatcattaatttactgcaatgaatatttataaaaaatgagGTTTCAAATTAATTGAaggtacaaataaatataaaagcgTCCCCCACACAGCAAATGGTCATATTATAAGAATTAACACAAGTACATGTCATTTGTACCCCAACGCTTTTATAACGCGCTATCAACTTGTATGGAAAAATGCCttgagaaaacagaaatttcagttCAAAGTATGAGCCATGGTGACATGAATCAGCACACAAGGTGAACAACCTCTCCACCTTCCACAGAAGTATTTTCTCCTGTGCATCTCAGTTATCTTGTATGCATATATGCACAAGCACCTCAGAGAAACCTTGTGACTTTATCCCCATAATGCAGAATCATGATCTATCATATCATCACAAAGCAAAGTTTTCAAGAAAGTGCTAAAAGACGTTGAAAATTCAGAAAGGCAAAGTAAAGCCTTTCCTATAAGTTTAAATCCTGAAGTGATTAAATGCACAGAATTTCCTTGAAAGGCAATATTGTGAATTACTTTGATTTACTACTAATACATTAATCTATTTTTACAGATATCACAAATGATACTAGAACAAAAGCTCAGCTGAGTTAGTagcattaataattattttgagaATCACCTCATGTAGTGCtataaaaatatcatttcataAGCCTCCTTTAAAAGAATCTTCTCAAAGTCCTTTACAGTACAAAAGAAATATATACCAGTTATAAatttaaagcaaagaaatttcacttatacatacacatactaGTTGCAATTCAGAATCACAaaaatcacctgaaacacatctttggactttggAGTCAAACCAAGGCACCCGGAAGAAATGcaagcaaacacagggagaacatgcaaactttacccactgtgccactgtggtgCCCGagaataactgaataaaacggcaaattaaaaaggaaatagcAAGAGGAATGATGAGagggaaagggaaaaagaaagtaGAAAAAGGGTGCACGTAAATCTTTATACAAGTTATGGTTCTGAAGCCTaagatttaaaggtgtccagaacaGTCCTGATATATGGACAAGGATATGAATTAGAAATTGCTCTAAAGaataaggcaggaattttgtCTGTTTGAGGGCAAACACACTTTGTGGTGCAGGAacagttcatttttaaatgaatcgTAATTACAAGTCTGTTTTAAGAGAATTTACTTTACAAGCAATTTTACAGCAACAACTCCTGCTCATAATGTAAAGAAAGCCTACATTTGGATTATTAGAATTTAAAGAGGTActaaaaacctaaaataaatatctgaaatGACTGTTCTGACCAAATAACTACACTGAAATtcaataaatgcacacacagaacCCTGCAAGAGTATAAGAACCTAGTTTGAAATAAAAGTTATACATATGAAATGGATACCTGTAGTGCCCCAGGGGTCTGAGTTTGTCTTTGAGGAATCTCCCCACGGGTCAGATGAGGGGACTGCTGCGGTCCCGCTTCCACCCCATGGGTCAGTGCTTGGTGGTGAAGCAGGGGAAGATCCACCCCAGGGGTCTGAGGGGCCCCATGGGCCGGAGGCAGAAGTGGCATTCGGGGGTGGGGAGGGACCTGCAGATGCAACTGTTGGAGGAGCAGCTGGCACACCCCAAGGGTCGACAGCACTCAGTTCCATTAGAGAGCCCTAAGAGAGCGGAGAAGAAATTTATACAGCCTAATCAGTCTCGGGACCAAGGGAAACAAGCTTACAAGACATCTTCAGAAGACTCAAGAGAATAAGAGACTACCATACTAAGCAAGCAATGCCACAATGAAGACCATTGAGGAAGTGTAGCAAGCTAGTTGGGAGATGCACAGCACAAACCCATACACACCTCCTCTGTTTTAGGCTTCTCCCTCTTGCTCTCCTCAATGGCCATCTGCAGTCTCAGGTCATCGCCTCTACGTAGACGCTCCTCCTGTCAACCATAAGGCAACAACATCAGCCATGACAACTGCCACAATCAGGTAGCCTGCATCACTGGCTGCAACACTAATCTACGTACCGTTtcagatcatggctaagaaatACCAACTGGCACACTAACCAGAATGTTCTACAAAAACAGTGCTATTAGAACAGTTTCACATTGGTCCACCATGCTCAAGTATAAGCCGATTGATTAATTCAGTGTtgaattcagttaatttttcactttcggggaaaaagaataaaacactaaagctatagttttttttcttccaataaaATTAAACGTCAATTATAGCCTAGTATtatactgaatttttttctttttctagaaTTATGTTCGTATAGTAGCCTTTACACAGAAAGACAAATAAGCAACTGAACTGGCATTTGCAccattaaattataaattttaaatttctaaatactaaaaaaatttGCAACTTTAATACAAAGCATTGACCaatttttttaagcataaaatcatttttaacattatgtaCAAACTTATTTGTCTGACTGTATTTAGACATATTGAGTAAATCTAGGCTCATTCATTTGTGATTCAGTCTTCAAGAGTAGCAAATTAACTCAATCGTGACAACTTCTATGCAGCCTCCGACCCCTGACCTTTTCGTGTATCTCCTTGCTGAGCGAGAGAGCCCATCGGAGCTCAGCATCCTCCAACGGGGCAAGGCTAGACTGGGGTTAGGATTGACAGGTGTGAGAGGAGACTGACAGTCCCAGGAGGCCTCTATTCTCGCTACCTCCAGAAGATGCTTACAAGCCTTACCAACGGCCAAAGTAGCAAGTCTCTTAGCTCAACTACGAGTAAGTCAGCTCTACTGCTGCTGTGCTACTCCCAGATGCAATGTGAATGTTGCAGATTACAAACTGGTGCAGGAACTAACTGCCATGTTACTGCATTCATACTCTAAAACCAAGCGGCTCAGGACAGGGCTGAATTATGTAGAGAAACTACTAAGCCCTGTCTTGACACCTGTGGATGAGCTCATTCAGCACTGAAGCTCAAGCCTAAGTGGTACTTTGCTCAGGTCAGTCCTGGTCCTCACAGATTGTAACTTTACCTGCTCAGCTTCCTCTTTGCTCATAGCCAAAGCCAACTGCAGCTGTAAGTCTTCTTCCCCTGAGCTCTGTGGCCACGCCTGCTCAGCGTCAGCTCCGCCCCCAGACCCCTGGGTGTGAGAGCCCAAGGACGAAAGACCTCCTccgccaccccctcccccaccccctcccagaCCTGGAACTGAGGGAGCTGAGGAGGCTGaggaggaaaagggaaaaaggaaataaaagtaaGAATGTGAAAGAACAAAGCAGACACTGATCTATACTCTTTAACACACTGTCATTAATACCAAATACTCTGTACAAAACACCTTTGTGAATGCAGTAATAAAAACCACCAGGAAGATGATCGCAAAACATGTATACACAgaattaaaacaagaaataattaTACCACCAAGTATGGAACCTCACATTGCATTGTTCAGTAATGTCAATATTTGACCATATGTGACTGGGTGTTTCTCATCACCACAATTGGATAGAAGTCTCAACAGCATGTCATACTTCAGTCCCAATTTAAGTGAAGAGCCTAATGGGGAAGGATGTGTGGCTCCTACCACTACTGGTCTGTGCCATCTTCTCTTTGGTCTTGAGCGCGTGAATCCTCTCTTCGCGCAGTCTTTCCTCATCTTTCAGCAGCGTCACCAGCTGCTTGGCCTTTTCCCTCACATTCACTCCCTAACCAATCAAGGAGAAAAGCAGTAAGTCTTTCTGAAATCTTTTATGTGCTTTCTTAATTTTCCCCTAAAAGCAGTGAATCCAGCCATATATTGCTTCTTATAAGGGGCAGCTgatagaatagtggttagagctgctacctttggactcaaagactgcaggtttggatctcacctccagctgtaatactttcgagcaaggtactttaaattgctccagttacattatccagctgtataaatggttaaataattctaaaaaGCTTAACGACGTAAGTCGTttcggagaaaaacatcagccaaacaaatacatataaatgtaagataaagAAGACCAATAAGTGCATTTTGTTAGGTTTATACTTGCCCATTTACCCGTGGGTCTGCACAAGTCACTAAGTTGCCAAAAGAgcgtgtaagtgtgtgtgtgcgcgcgtgtacCAACAGCTTGGCAGTGTTTAAGAGACAGTACCTGGTCCTTGCCATCTCTGTCAATGTACTGGAAGTCCTTGAGTGTCTGGACTGCGTAGATATTCTCCCGGCACTGCTGGGCAACACGCTCAGAGCCTGTTTTTATCAAGTACTCCATAAGGGTCATGGCCTGGAACAAGACAATACAGGAATAATGAGCGACTGAGCCCAGCAAAATAAGCCCTGTGCAGCTGATGGAATTCTTAACACTGTTCAAAGACAAAATCCTTTTCACCAGTAATGTGACTTCCAGCTTAAATATCAAAACAACTCTGCTCAGGCCTCACTAATCTCGAACATGAAGAGTTATTAAACTTCTGCAGCACATCCTCTCTCCCCAGTCTCACCTTATAGACATGCCTCCAGTTTTTTCCGTGATCATTGAGGCGTTTCCAGACCATGCTCATGATCTCTGAGAAGGCCACCACATTGTAGGTCAAGTCCGCAATTTCGGACATGAGAGAACTGGATGGGCCCCAGGGGTCATTAGATGTCGCTTCCCTTACCTAAGACAAAATATTTGAAGGAGCCTGAATGTCAGACAGAGTGATGCACACAGCTGAAAGacagatggggggaaaaaatagtaCAGTTACAACCACTGTTGAGACCAGTACAGAGTGGAAGGTCAACGAAAAAAAGTATGAGGGAAATCGCAAGAGAAAATTAATGGAAGCGGAGAAGTGGGAGTGGAAAAGCAGAGACGTGGAAACACTCATACCTTGATCTCCGCTTCAGAGTAGTTATGAACAATATTCTTCACTTGTCGCCGAAGCGATGAGGTCGACATGGCAACCGGCTGGCCGTCTAGTTCTGCTGAGATGTGTCAGAAATGGACAGTGAAAAAGTACTAAGGCAGAATAATCACTGACTAACAGACAGTGCAGCTAACCACTTCTGACAGGATGACAGAATAGGAGACAAGACTACTGAAGAGTGGGTAGAAGGAAATGTATGTCTGTAATTGAAAGTGGAAATATGACAGGAACCTGAATCTACTAAGACCTTTACTACATTGCCATCTTTCTTCAATTTTCACACCTGTTGAAATAGAGTGGTGGGGAGGTTGCTGAGATTTCGTCTTTGTCTGGCTCCACTCGTTCACGGAGTGTTCTGTCTCACTCTATCCTTATCTCGCCACGACGACATTGGGTCCCGGAACCAAAGGTTTAGGGAGACAAAACTGCCAAAAGAAAGAGAACACACTGAGAAAAGAACTGTGCGGTGACTGCCTCCACCATGCAACACGGAACTTCGGGCAAGTTTCACTTccttattttcagaaataaataattaggTAAGCATGAGCGCAAAAACAGCATGAAACTATTACACTTTAGAGAGCCTACTTCAACATGCAGCTTTACAGATCTGAAAAATAGTTATATAAGGACTGTCACACAGATACCGCCATAATTCAATTACTTGTAAAACCAAACACACGGAATAAAAAGCCAAAATGGTATATATTATTAGCTGTGGACAACAAACTACATTCACAGCCTAATCCCATATTGACGCCAGGAATAAGCAGATACTGTAATGCAAGTCTGAAGGTTTAAGGCTGGGTCAAAGTTCACGAAACTTATCTATCAAGAGTTTCTGTGGAGATACAGTACAATCTCACCCCTCCCTGCTGATATGTTGGAGCAGCCATCCATTCCCGCTCTCTATCAGCCTTACCTCACCGCCTTCCCTTCAACCCTACCCATCGTGGCCAACCCAAGTCTTCCTCCCTTCCAGTCTAAAAAGTCCCAGCGCTTGGAAGGCCACAGTGTATTCACTCTTAAAATTCAAATGTCGGAACAAATTCAGCACAGGGAAGCTGGg belongs to Scleropages formosus chromosome 18, fSclFor1.1, whole genome shotgun sequence and includes:
- the epn1a gene encoding epsin-1 isoform X1; this encodes MSTSSLRRQVKNIVHNYSEAEIKVREATSNDPWGPSSSLMSEIADLTYNVVAFSEIMSMVWKRLNDHGKNWRHVYKAMTLMEYLIKTGSERVAQQCRENIYAVQTLKDFQYIDRDGKDQGVNVREKAKQLVTLLKDEERLREERIHALKTKEKMAQTSSASSAPSVPGLGGGGGGGGGGGLSSLGSHTQGSGGGADAEQAWPQSSGEEDLQLQLALAMSKEEAEQEERLRRGDDLRLQMAIEESKREKPKTEEGSLMELSAVDPWGVPAAPPTVASAGPSPPPNATSASGPWGPSDPWGGSSPASPPSTDPWGGSGTAAVPSSDPWGDSSKTNSDPWGTTAVTPPSSDPWGASVAPVSSSGASDPWGGDGGTVATESLTSDPWGAPAKHTTNGTGDPDVKGSTGVSGDGGGSTGSPVPFDLSSLGSSLPVRKTPESFLGPNAALVDLDSLVSSKPKPKQAPPPSMSAPSSHNPFLQTQGASSAPSMAITPGSTISSRGVSPTPPPTSNPFGSTPMASISPQTSSLGLSQLRTSPVPPNPMLGTPHAQIPPPTLGMVQPGMQMPGLGVQMTPPQMGLGMVQSSPMGIPYGGISPMAPPGATILMGPGVPGQPQLILGGGTGGGGVMGASGAVGGGTTTGASTNPFLL
- the epn1a gene encoding epsin-1 isoform X2, producing the protein MSTSSLRRQVKNIVHNYSEAEIKVREATSNDPWGPSSSLMSEIADLTYNVVAFSEIMSMVWKRLNDHGKNWRHVYKAMTLMEYLIKTGSERVAQQCRENIYAVQTLKDFQYIDRDGKDQGVNVREKAKQLVTLLKDEERLREERIHALKTKEKMAQTSSASSAPSVPGLGGGGGGGGGGGLSSLGSHTQGSGGGADAEQAWPQSSGEEDLQLQLALAMSKEEAEQSSLAPLEDAELRWALSLSKEIHEKEERLRRGDDLRLQMAIEESKREKPKTEEGSLMELSAVDPWGVPAAPPTVASAGPSPPPNATSASGPWGPSDPWGGSSPASPPSTDPWGGSGTAAVPSSDPWGDSSKTNSDPWGTTAVTPPSSDPWGASVAPVSSSGASDPWGGDGGTVATESLTSDPWGAPAKHTTNGTGDPDVKGSTGVSGDGGGSTGSPVPFDLSSLGSSLPVRKTPESFLGPNAALVDLDSLVSSKPKPKQAPPPSMSAPSSHNPFLQTQGASSAPSMAITPGSTISSRGVSPTPPPTSNPFGSTPMASISPQTSSLGLSQLRTSPVPPNPMLGTPHAQIPPPTLGMVQPGMQMPGLGVQMTPPQMGLGMVQSSPMGIPYGGISPMAPPGATILMGPGVPGQPQLILGGGTGGGGVMGASGAVGGGTTTGASTNPFLL